Part of the bacterium genome, AGCGGATGCCCCATGGGAAAGACGTCGAAGCCGCGCCGCGTGAAGTACTCGGTTTCGAATGGCAGGATGGTGCCCAGGCGGTCGACCTTGTCGCGGAAGCCGGCCGTGCGCCAGGCCCCCCACGCCCACACCTGGGGGGCGATGAGCCAGAACACGGGCAGGCCCAGCTGCCGGGCGCGTCCGGCGAGCTTGCCGTTGAAGCCGGGGAAGTCGATCGGAACCACCAGATCGACGCCTTCGTCGGCGAGGAAGCGCCACAGCCGCTTGCGCACCCGCAGCAGCGTGGGCAGGGTGCCCATGATCTCCGAGAAGCCCATCACGGCCACGTCCGCGGCGTCGGCGACGATCTCGGCTCCCGCCGCCGCGAGGGACTCGCCGCCCAGGGCGGAGACCCGCACGTCGGGGGCCAAAGACCGCAGAGCGGCCGTCAAGGCCGCTCCGTAACGATCCCCGCTGGCTTCGCCGCAGGACAGGAAGATGTGCGGGGCGCGGTCGCTCACGCGCCGCCCTCCCGGGTGCCGCCCGTCATGGCCACTACCTCACGATTCCCCGATCCGAACGGCGGATGAAGGCCATCAGGTCCTCGATGTGCTGGTTGAGCACACACTCGGCCGCGATGCGCTCGAGGGCCTGGGTCACGTTCAGGCCGGACCGGTACAGCAGGCGGTAGGCCCGCTTCAGGTTCAGCAGGTCGTCGTCGGTGAAGCCCTTGCGCTTCAGGCCGATGCTGTTGACCCCCGCCACCTCGATGGGGTTGCCCGCCACCTTGATGTAGGGCGGCACGTCCTGCGGGAGCCGGCTGCCCCCGCCCACGAAGGCGTAGGCCCCGATGCGGACGAACTGGTGCACCGGCGTCAGGCCGCCGATGATGGCGTGGCTCTCGACCTCGACGTGGCCGGCGAGGTTCACCGCGTTGGCGAGCACCGTGCCGTCATGCACGTGGCAGTTGTGCGCGATGTGCACGTAGGCCATGAGCAGGTTGTCGCTGCCGACGCGCGTCGACTCGCCTTCCCCCGTGGCCGGATGCACCGTGCAGTACTCGCGGAAGTCGTTGTTGTCGCCGATCTCGATGAAGGTCGTCTCGCCGCCGAACTTCTTGTCCTGGGGTTCGCAGCCGACGGCCGCCCCGTGGAAGAAGCGGTTGTTGCGGCCGATGGTCGTACGACCGTCGATGAGCACCGACGACCCGATCACGCAGTCCGGCCCGATCACGACCTCCGGACCGATCACCGCGTGCGGCCCGATCTTCACGTTGTGGCCGAGCTGGGCCGCCGGATCCACCACCGCCGTCGGATGGATCTCCGCCGCCGCGACTGCGCGCGGTCCGACGATCTTGTTGGTCTTCATGGAATCCAAGAGTCTCCTCCTTCAGGGCAGCGTCTCAGCTGTCCACCACGGTGGACATCAGATCCGCCTCGGCGACCACCTTGTCGCCGACCCATGCGGTCCCCCGCATCTTGCAGATCGGTCCTCGCAACTTGATCATTTCCAGTTCGAAACGAAGCTGGTCGCCGGGCGTGACCGGCGACCGGAAGCGGGCGTTGTCGATGCCGCTGAAGTACACCAGCTTGCCGCGGGGGTCGTCCACGTTGCTCAGCAGCAGCACGCCGCCCACCTGGGCCATCGCCTCGACGATCAGCACCGCCGGCATGATGGGGTGGCCCGGGAAATGGCCCTGGAAGAAGGGCTCGTTGATCGTCACGTTCTTCAGGCCCGTCACCCGCCTGCCCGGCTCGATCCCGGTGATCCGGTCGACGAGCAGGAACGGGTAGCGGTGGGGCATGATCTTCATGATCGAAGCGATGTCCCACGCCTCCGGATCGCGCGGCGGGTAGATCCGCGGCATGCGCCGCTCCACTTTCGCCAGCAGGCGCGTGAACTCCACGTTGGCGGCGTGCCCCGAAAGGCGCGCCTTCACGTGGCCCTGGATCGGCATGCCCAGCAGGGCCAGGTCGCCGATCAGGTCGAGGATCTTGTGCCGCACGCATTCGTCGGGAAAGCGCAGCTGCTGCCCCCCCGCCAACACCCCGTCGTCGAAGACGAGGGCGTTCTCGAACGACCCGCCCTTGACCAGCCCCATCTCCTGCAGCTGCGCCACGTCGCGCATGAGGGCGAAGGTCCGGGCCGGGGCGATCTCGTCCCGGAAGACCCAGGGTCGCACCTCGTAGGTCGCCTCCTGGGTTCCGATGGCCGCGTCGTCATAGGTGATGGAGAAGCTGACCAGGAACGTGTCGGCCGGCTCGGCCGTCACCTCCACGTCGCCGTTCCGCCACGACACGGGCCGGTTGATCTTGTAGGTCATGGCCGGCAGGCCCTGGTCCTGCACTCCCGCCTCGTCGATCATCTCGACGTAGGTCAGCGAGCTGCCGCAGGTGGCCACGGGCGGTTCGCCGCCCTCGAGCCGGATGTAGCAGTTGGTGATGCCCATGCCGGACATGGCCGCGAGCACGTGCTCGACCGTGTGGATCGTCACGCCGTCCTTGGCCAGGGTCGTGGCGCGGACGAGATCCTGCTCGCCGGTGACGTTCTCCACCACCGCCGGGATCTCGATGTCGCCCTCCGGCCCGGGCACGACGAAGACCAGCCCCGTGTTGATGGGGGCCGGCGCGAACGTCATGCGGGACGAGGCGCCGGAGTGGAGTCCCACGCCGGACACGCTCACCTCGCTCTTGACGGTCTTCTGCAACCAGAGCACCTGTCAGCTCTCCTGATCGTCCGCGGCGCCCCGCGGGGCGTCGGTCAGCCGGGCTTCGAGGCCGGCAAGTTTCGCTTCGAGCTCCCGCACCCGGACCAGCAGGGCCGGCACGCGCCGCGCGGCGCCGTAGGTGCGGAAGGCCGCCTTCACGTCCTGGACCGGGGTGCCGAAGAGTCGGCTGCCCGGCGCCACGTCCGAGATCACGCCCGACTGGGCGCCGATCTGCGCGCCGTCCCCGATGGTCACGTGGTCGGCGATGCCGACCTGCCCGCCGCAGACCACCCCGTCGCCCAGGGTGCTGCTGCCGGCCACGCCCGTCTGCGCGCTCAGGGCGCAATGGCTCCCCACGCGCACGTTGTGGGCGATCTGGACCTGGTTGTCGAGCTTGGTGCCGGCCCCGATCACGGTGCGACCGGTGGTCGCCCGATCGATCGTCACCCCGGCGCCCAGTTCCACGTCGTCCTGCACCTCGACGATGCCCACCTGGGGCACCTTCGCCAGGCCGGACGGCCCCGGCAGGTAGCCGAACCCGTCGCTGCCGACGACCACGCCGGCGTGCACGACGACCCGCGCACCCAGCACACAGCCCTCACGGACCACGGCCTGGGCATGGATCAACGTGTCGCGCCCCACCCGCACGTCGCAGCCGAGCACCACGTGGGCCCCCAGACGCACCCCCTGCGCCAGCACCGTGCCGGCCCCCACCACGCAGTAGGGTCCGATGGCGGCGGCCGCCGCCACGTCGGCGTCCGGATCGATCACCGCCGTCGGATGCACCCCCGGCGGGAAGGCCCGCTCGAGGGGGATCGCCAGGCTGCCGAGCACGGCGGCGAAGGCCCGGTACGGATCTTCCACCCGCACCGCCGGCTTGTCCACCACCATGTCCGGCCCGATCAGCAGGGCACCGGCCGCGCTCGCCACCGCCTCGGGCAACCGGGCCGCGTCCACCACGAAGCCCAGATCGCCGGGCCCGGCATCGGCCAGGGCCGCCGCGCCGGTGACGACCGGATCGGCGTCGCCGACGAGTCGGCCGCCGACACGGGCCGCGATTTCGCTCAACCTCAGCGGCAGCATCGTTTTCCTTTTCGTGCTCCGTGCCCCGGCCGCCCATTAAGGAACCGCCCCCCACCTGCGGTGAGGGGCAAGTCAGGTCGCGGCGGATCCCCGGTCAGGTTGTTGAAAATCCTCTCAAAATCTCAGCCGAGATCGGGCCGGTGTCAACTAAAAACCGACCTAGTCATCGCCCCGGGCGAGGGCCGCGAGCACATCATTCGTCAAATCGTACTTGGGATCGAGGAAGAGGACCGCCAGGGCCGCCGAATCGACGATCATGCCGTAGTCCTTCTCCTTGCCGATCCGCTCGACGATCGTCTTGATCTGGTCGAGGATCGGCGTGATCTTCGCTTCGTACTCCGCCTCGGCCCGCTGGTCGATGCTCTCGCGGAACTGGAAGTACTCGGCCCGCTTCTGCTCGAAGGCCTGCACCTTGGTCGCCAGGGCGTCCTCGCCCAGCAGCAGCTTCTGGCTCTCGATCTCCTCGGCCATGGCCGTCAGGACCTTCTCCCGCTCCGCCACCTCGAGCTCGAGCTCACGCAGGAACTTCTGGTACTGCTCCTGGGCGTCCCGGGCCGCCTCGTACTCCTCGGCGATGCGCTGCGAGTCGACGACCGCCAGGGGCTTGTGCTCGGCGGCGGCCGGTCCGGCCAGGGCGGCCACCGCCACCAGCAGCGTCGCGGTCGCGGCGATCATACGGTTCTTGCTCATGTCGTCCTCCGGCCCCACGCGCTGCCGCGCCGGGACCCGTTACTGGCCGCTGCTCCGGAACCCGGCACGGGTCCTAGAAGAAGTTGCCGATATTGAAGTGCGGCTCCCACCCGGGGGCCTTCTCGGTCCCGTTGTAGCGGTCGAAGCCGTAGCCGTAGTCGAAGCCGATGGTGCCCATCATGGGCACCTCGACCCGGATGCCGAAGCCGGCGCCCTTGCGCAGGCTCGCCAGATCCGCCTCCGAGAAGCTGTTCCAAACGTCGCCCATGTCCAGAAAAGTGAGCAGCTGGACGGCCTTGGTCAAGGGGTACAGGATCTCGGCGTTCAGGATCGTGAAGAAGCGCCCGCCGATGAAGCTGGGATTCCCGGCCGGCACGACCTCCAGGTCGCGGTAGCCGCGCAACGGGTAGCGGCGGTTGCCGCCGAGCCGGTAGCGTTCCCAGTCGGGCACGGGCGTGTCCTGCTCGAGGCGGTCGAGCAGGGCGAAATAGCCGCGCGTGTGCATGGCGAAGCCGCCCGGCAGCCGCTGGTAGAAGCTGTGGCTGAGGATGTGCTCCTGGAACGAGATCTGGCCGCCGAGTGGCCCGCCGGCCAGCTCGACGCTGTAGTTCGTCTTCGACCCCGAGGTCGGGAAGAACGGGTTGTCGGTCGAGTTGCGGCTCAGGGTGAAGCGCACGCTGCTCTTGGTCTGGGGCCAGTCGACCTGGTTCAGGGGCGTGTACTCGGGGTCGCCCGTGCTCAGGCCCTCCTGCAGACTCTCGATGTAGCGCTCGTAGCCCGCGTCGAAGTTGCTCAGCTCGGTGCGCGACAGCTCGTAGCGGAACCCCGCCCGGCTGTAGCGCGTGCCGGGGATGCGCCGGCCCAGCCGCAGGCTCACGCCCTTGACCCGGCTCTCGTAGAAGTCGTCCAGGTTGTACTGGTAGCGGTCGAAGAGGTCGACGCCCACCAGCATGGGCGTGCCCCGGAACCAGGGCTCGGTGAAGCTCAGGTCGACGTAGCGCCGCCGGGAACCGAACTGCCAGGTCACGCCGATGTTCTGGCCCTTGCCCTGGAAGTTGGTCTCCTGCACCTGGATGAAGCCGCTCAGGCTCGTCTCGGCGCTGTAGGCCATGCCGAACATGAACTGCCCCGTCTGCTTCTCCTTCACCTTCAGGACCATGTCCACGTCGCCGCCGGGACGGGGCTTGATGTCCGGCTGCACGTCCTCGAAATAGCCGGTCTGGAAGATGTCGCGCAGGGTCGACTGGATGCGGGTGTTGCTGAAGGTGTCGCCCGGGAAGGTGCGCATCTCCCGCAGGATGACCTTGTCGTGGGTCTTGGTGTTGCCGCTGATCTGGATGTCGCCCAGCTTCGCCG contains:
- the lpxA gene encoding acyl-ACP--UDP-N-acetylglucosamine O-acyltransferase; this encodes MKTNKIVGPRAVAAAEIHPTAVVDPAAQLGHNVKIGPHAVIGPEVVIGPDCVIGSSVLIDGRTTIGRNNRFFHGAAVGCEPQDKKFGGETTFIEIGDNNDFREYCTVHPATGEGESTRVGSDNLLMAYVHIAHNCHVHDGTVLANAVNLAGHVEVESHAIIGGLTPVHQFVRIGAYAFVGGGSRLPQDVPPYIKVAGNPIEVAGVNSIGLKRKGFTDDDLLNLKRAYRLLYRSGLNVTQALERIAAECVLNQHIEDLMAFIRRSDRGIVR
- a CDS encoding bifunctional UDP-3-O-[3-hydroxymyristoyl] N-acetylglucosamine deacetylase/3-hydroxyacyl-ACP dehydratase; translation: MLWLQKTVKSEVSVSGVGLHSGASSRMTFAPAPINTGLVFVVPGPEGDIEIPAVVENVTGEQDLVRATTLAKDGVTIHTVEHVLAAMSGMGITNCYIRLEGGEPPVATCGSSLTYVEMIDEAGVQDQGLPAMTYKINRPVSWRNGDVEVTAEPADTFLVSFSITYDDAAIGTQEATYEVRPWVFRDEIAPARTFALMRDVAQLQEMGLVKGGSFENALVFDDGVLAGGQQLRFPDECVRHKILDLIGDLALLGMPIQGHVKARLSGHAANVEFTRLLAKVERRMPRIYPPRDPEAWDIASIMKIMPHRYPFLLVDRITGIEPGRRVTGLKNVTINEPFFQGHFPGHPIMPAVLIVEAMAQVGGVLLLSNVDDPRGKLVYFSGIDNARFRSPVTPGDQLRFELEMIKLRGPICKMRGTAWVGDKVVAEADLMSTVVDS
- the lpxD gene encoding UDP-3-O-(3-hydroxymyristoyl)glucosamine N-acyltransferase produces the protein MLPLRLSEIAARVGGRLVGDADPVVTGAAALADAGPGDLGFVVDAARLPEAVASAAGALLIGPDMVVDKPAVRVEDPYRAFAAVLGSLAIPLERAFPPGVHPTAVIDPDADVAAAAAIGPYCVVGAGTVLAQGVRLGAHVVLGCDVRVGRDTLIHAQAVVREGCVLGARVVVHAGVVVGSDGFGYLPGPSGLAKVPQVGIVEVQDDVELGAGVTIDRATTGRTVIGAGTKLDNQVQIAHNVRVGSHCALSAQTGVAGSSTLGDGVVCGGQVGIADHVTIGDGAQIGAQSGVISDVAPGSRLFGTPVQDVKAAFRTYGAARRVPALLVRVRELEAKLAGLEARLTDAPRGAADDQES
- a CDS encoding OmpH family outer membrane protein, coding for MSKNRMIAATATLLVAVAALAGPAAAEHKPLAVVDSQRIAEEYEAARDAQEQYQKFLRELELEVAEREKVLTAMAEEIESQKLLLGEDALATKVQAFEQKRAEYFQFRESIDQRAEAEYEAKITPILDQIKTIVERIGKEKDYGMIVDSAALAVLFLDPKYDLTNDVLAALARGDD
- the bamA gene encoding outer membrane protein assembly factor BamA, producing MTTRARLILCLCLLAAFAGPARSQTVGTPEITEIEVVGAMTVGARQVLAWSGLETGKPLTADLVSAAIRNLFATQKFSDVYVYRQQVPGGVKLIVNLQEFPRVRSVTFQGNKKIKESDLRNEFTVHVGQFANPAVVRRELQPLRELYYEKGYFNVVIHPDSSRVDANNMEDLVVTVVEGQKVKVQSIRFEGLANLSAGDLRDAMEQGTKGFLRSGTFKKAQFEEDKERIVTRARNEGYLDAKVTGVDLDFREDEPEKLDIVISVEEGPRYFVGDIRWSGNTVFDDLAIADVIWLEKGGVFKEDEYLEALANLQQIYADRGYIYITVEPQRDIVDQTVNVEFTFIEGQPAKLGDIQISGNTKTHDKVILREMRTFPGDTFSNTRIQSTLRDIFQTGYFEDVQPDIKPRPGGDVDMVLKVKEKQTGQFMFGMAYSAETSLSGFIQVQETNFQGKGQNIGVTWQFGSRRRYVDLSFTEPWFRGTPMLVGVDLFDRYQYNLDDFYESRVKGVSLRLGRRIPGTRYSRAGFRYELSRTELSNFDAGYERYIESLQEGLSTGDPEYTPLNQVDWPQTKSSVRFTLSRNSTDNPFFPTSGSKTNYSVELAGGPLGGQISFQEHILSHSFYQRLPGGFAMHTRGYFALLDRLEQDTPVPDWERYRLGGNRRYPLRGYRDLEVVPAGNPSFIGGRFFTILNAEILYPLTKAVQLLTFLDMGDVWNSFSEADLASLRKGAGFGIRVEVPMMGTIGFDYGYGFDRYNGTEKAPGWEPHFNIGNFF